The following proteins are co-located in the Rattus norvegicus strain BN/NHsdMcwi chromosome 19, GRCr8, whole genome shotgun sequence genome:
- the Gas8 gene encoding dynein regulatory complex subunit 4 isoform X3: protein MAPKRRGKKGKAKGNAVVDGVAPEDMSKEQVEEHVARIREELDREREERNYFQLERDKIHTFWEITRRQLEEKKAELRNKDREMEEAEERHQVEIKVYKQKVKHLLYEHQNNLAEVKTEGTVVMKLAQKEHRAQEGALRKDMRVLKVELKEQELANEVVIKNLRLKQAEEITKMRNDFERQVREIEAKYDKKMKMLRDELDLRRKTEIHEVEERKNGQISTLMQRHEEAFTDIKNYYNDITLNNLALINSLKEQMEDMRKKEEYLEREMAEVSLQNKRLAEPLQRAKEEMSEMQKRLGNHERDKQILACTKARLKVTEKELKDLKWEHEILEQRFIKLFEQRRTLEQHPRSSTRGFTTRPATEFSQPLTPCPVNMHSFSALGP from the exons GTGGAGGAACATGTCGCCCGCATCCGGGAGGAGCTGGACCGGGAGCGGGAGGAGCGCAACTACTTTCAGCTGGAGCGGGACAAAATCCACACCTTCTGGGAGATCACGCGGAGGCAGCTGGAGGAGAAGAAGGCTGAGCTGCGCAACAAAGACCGGGAGATGGAGGAGGCCGAGGAGAGGCACCAGGTGGAGATCAAG GTTTACAAGCAGAAAGTGAAGCACCTTCTGTACGAACACCAGAACAATCTGGCAGAGGTGAAGACTGAGGGCACCGTGGTCATGAAGCTGGCCCAGAAGGAGCACCGCGCCCAAGAGGGCGCTCTGCGCAAGGACATGCGCGTGCTGAAAGTGGAGCTGAAGGAGCAGGAGCTGGCTAACGAGGTGGTGATAAAGAACCTGCGTCTG AAACAAGCCGAGGAGATTACCAAGATGCGAAATGACTTTGAAAGGCAAGTTCGAG AAATCGAGGCCAAATATGATAAAAAGATGAAGATGCTTCGAGACGAGCTTGACCTGCGGAGAAAGACTGAGATCCACGaggtggaggagaggaagaacGGGCAGATCAGTACGCTGATGCAGCGTCATGAGGAGGCCTTCACTGACATCAAAAACTACTACAATGACATCACTCTCAACAACCTGGCCCTCATCAATTCCCTCAAG GAGCAGATGGAGGAtatgaggaagaaggaggagtaCCTGGAGAGGGAGATGGCGGAGGTGTCTCTGCAGAACAAGCGGCTGGCTGAGCCGCTGCAGAGAGCCAAGGAGGAGATGAGCGAGATGCAGAAGAGACTGGGGAACCATGAGAGGGACAAGCAGATCCTGGCC TGTACGAAGGCACGTTTGAAGGTCactgagaaggagctgaaggacctGAAGTGGGAGCATGAGATCCTGGAGCAGAGGTTCATCAAG CTTTTTGAACAACGGCGTACCCTTGAGCAGCATCCAAGATCGAGCACACGTGGTTTCACCACCCGTCCAGCTACAGAGTTCTCCCAGCCTCTAACTCCATGTCCAGTGAATATGCATAGCTTCAGTGCCTTGGGTCCCTAG
- the Gas8 gene encoding dynein regulatory complex subunit 4 isoform X2, whose amino-acid sequence MAPKRRGKKGKAKGNAVVDGVAPEDMSKEQVEEHVARIREELDREREERNYFQLERDKIHTFWEITRRQLEEKKAELRNKDREMEEAEERHQVEIKVYKQKVKHLLYEHQNNLAEVKTEGTVVMKLAQKEHRAQEGALRKDMRVLKVELKEQELANEVVIKNLRLKQAEEITKMRNDFERQVREIEAKYDKKMKMLRDELDLRRKTEIHEVEERKNGQISTLMQRHEEAFTDIKNYYNDITLNNLALINSLKEQMEDMRKKEEYLEREMAEVSLQNKRLAEPLQRAKEEMSEMQKRLGNHERDKQILACTKARLKVTEKELKDLKWEHEILEQRFIKVQQEREELYRKFTAAIQEVQQKTGFKNLVLERKLQALNAAVEKREVQFNEVLAASNLDPTALTLVSRKLEDVLESKNTTIKDLQYELARVCKSGFLRVALTVQELAL is encoded by the exons GTGGAGGAACATGTCGCCCGCATCCGGGAGGAGCTGGACCGGGAGCGGGAGGAGCGCAACTACTTTCAGCTGGAGCGGGACAAAATCCACACCTTCTGGGAGATCACGCGGAGGCAGCTGGAGGAGAAGAAGGCTGAGCTGCGCAACAAAGACCGGGAGATGGAGGAGGCCGAGGAGAGGCACCAGGTGGAGATCAAG GTTTACAAGCAGAAAGTGAAGCACCTTCTGTACGAACACCAGAACAATCTGGCAGAGGTGAAGACTGAGGGCACCGTGGTCATGAAGCTGGCCCAGAAGGAGCACCGCGCCCAAGAGGGCGCTCTGCGCAAGGACATGCGCGTGCTGAAAGTGGAGCTGAAGGAGCAGGAGCTGGCTAACGAGGTGGTGATAAAGAACCTGCGTCTG AAACAAGCCGAGGAGATTACCAAGATGCGAAATGACTTTGAAAGGCAAGTTCGAG AAATCGAGGCCAAATATGATAAAAAGATGAAGATGCTTCGAGACGAGCTTGACCTGCGGAGAAAGACTGAGATCCACGaggtggaggagaggaagaacGGGCAGATCAGTACGCTGATGCAGCGTCATGAGGAGGCCTTCACTGACATCAAAAACTACTACAATGACATCACTCTCAACAACCTGGCCCTCATCAATTCCCTCAAG GAGCAGATGGAGGAtatgaggaagaaggaggagtaCCTGGAGAGGGAGATGGCGGAGGTGTCTCTGCAGAACAAGCGGCTGGCTGAGCCGCTGCAGAGAGCCAAGGAGGAGATGAGCGAGATGCAGAAGAGACTGGGGAACCATGAGAGGGACAAGCAGATCCTGGCC TGTACGAAGGCACGTTTGAAGGTCactgagaaggagctgaaggacctGAAGTGGGAGCATGAGATCCTGGAGCAGAGGTTCATCAAG GTGCAGCAGGAGAGGGAAGAGCTCTATCGGAAGTTCACTGCAGCCATCCAGGAGGTGCAGCAGAAGACAGGCTTCAAGAACCTGGTGCTGGAGCGTAAGCTGCAGGCACTGAATGCTgctgtggagaagagagaggtgcAGTTCAATGAGGTGCTGGCTGCCTCCAACCTGGACCCTACAGCACTAACACTTGTGTCTCGCAAACTTGAG GACGTTCTAGAGTCGAAGAATACCACCATCAAGGACTTGCAGTATGAGCTGGCCCGAGTCTGCAAG tccgggtttctccgtgtagccctgactgtccaggaacttgctctgtag